One Thalassophryne amazonica chromosome 10, fThaAma1.1, whole genome shotgun sequence genomic region harbors:
- the plekhb2 gene encoding pleckstrin homology domain-containing family B member 2 yields MAMMKSGWLHRQSTILRRWKRNWFDLWSDGRLVFYNDQQRHDMEDEVHMRVDCINIRSSAACQDLNPPEGKMCDALLQIMCRDGRVISVCADSADDALAWTMALQDARINTLAAAPQIGFAQDVIASAPPPYSEYAPPPQVYTQSPYGDYAAPPPHATQIVYSADGQHYAVAYPYQYQGGYLAPGVNHVVIRERQRDDGGDVALGMLAGAATGLALGSLFSVF; encoded by the exons ATGGCTATGATGAAGAGTGGTTGGCTTCACAGACAAA GTACCATCTTACGTCGATGGAAGAGAAACTGGTTTGACTTGTGGTCTGATGGGCGACTCGTGTTCTACAATGACCAACAACGACATGACATGGAAGATGAGGTCCATATGAGAGTAGACTGCATCAACATCCGCAGTTCTGCTGCATGTCAAG ACCTGAACCCACCAGAGGGAAAGATGTGTGATGCCTTGCTGCAGATCATGTGCAGAGATGGACGGGTCATCAGCGTGTGTGCAGACAGTGCAGATGATGCTCT AGCATGGACCATGGCGCTTCAGGATGCAAGAATTAACACA tTGGCTGCTGCTCCTCAGATCGGCTTTGCTCAAGACGTGATTGCTTCTGCTCCTCCCCCCTACTCGGAATATGCTCCCCCACCTCAG gttTATACCCAGAGTCCATATGGGGATTACGCTGCACCTCCCCCACATGCCACGCAGATTGTTTACTCTGCTGACGGGCAGCACTATGCTGTTGCTTATCCTTATCAGTACCAAG GTGGCTACCTGGCTCCAGGAGTGAACCATGTTGTTATTCGGGAACGACAACGTGATGACGGAGGAGACGTGGCTTTGGGCATGCTCGCTGGGGCAGCCACTGGTTTGGCACTCGGCTCGCTCTTCTCTGTATTTTAG